The following coding sequences are from one Geothrix sp. window:
- the tpx gene encoding thiol peroxidase translates to MATITLNGNPTHTCGELPLVGHATPSFTLTRKDLSEVSSVDLAGQRVILSIFPSLDTSTCAESVRKFNHLTADLQDAVMLCVSMDLPFAQSQFCGAEHLERVVPASAFRHLDFGTAFGVTLIDGPMRGLLARAVVALDENGTVVHTELVSELTREPDYDLAIHAIRNRHHPCPEDALESSE, encoded by the coding sequence ATGGCCACCATCACCCTGAACGGTAACCCCACCCACACCTGCGGAGAGCTGCCGCTCGTCGGCCATGCCACCCCCTCCTTCACCCTCACCCGCAAGGACCTGAGTGAAGTCAGCAGTGTGGATCTGGCGGGCCAGCGGGTGATCCTCAGCATCTTCCCCAGCCTGGACACTTCCACCTGCGCGGAGAGTGTCCGGAAGTTCAACCACCTGACGGCCGACCTCCAGGACGCGGTGATGCTGTGCGTATCCATGGACCTGCCCTTCGCCCAGTCCCAGTTCTGCGGGGCTGAGCACCTGGAGCGGGTCGTGCCCGCCTCCGCCTTCCGGCATCTCGACTTCGGCACGGCCTTCGGCGTCACCCTCATTGATGGCCCCATGCGCGGCCTCCTTGCCCGGGCCGTGGTGGCCCTGGACGAGAACGGAACGGTGGTGCACACGGAGCTGGTGTCGGAGCTCACCCGGGAACCAGACTACGACCTGGCCATCCACGCCATCCGGAACCGGCACCACCCCTGTCCCGAAGACGCGCTTGAGAGCTCCGAATAG
- a CDS encoding sensor histidine kinase, whose translation MASWDLAMYPSASIFRMLVLNLLQNGTWGLLGLFLLWLANRRPIETLAWSHWRVWALHLLASVAVAALGLFLAYLISLWVQSDEWKKPLDLAMVLKGLPRFYRAYFHTNLLFMWAVVAAFHGLRIYRKYKAREVEAARLETRFAEAQNLALRMQLQPHFLFNTLNSISALVHSNPDGADEMISRLGDFLRTTLDAPHEQLLTLRRELAFIQDYLAIEQIRFQDRLRVEVQIPADLMELRVPSFILQPLVENALKHGLADRPQGGTLTIRGRREPGSLVLEVQDDGEGFVPGREGVGLANVRSRLGLLYKGRGQLDLLGAAGRGTLVVLRLPIDPPGGDL comes from the coding sequence ATGGCCAGCTGGGACCTGGCCATGTACCCCTCGGCTTCGATTTTCCGCATGCTGGTGCTGAACCTGCTCCAGAACGGAACCTGGGGCCTGCTGGGCCTCTTCCTGCTCTGGCTCGCCAACCGAAGGCCCATCGAGACCCTGGCCTGGTCCCATTGGCGGGTCTGGGCGCTCCACCTGCTGGCCAGCGTGGCCGTGGCCGCCCTGGGCCTCTTCCTCGCCTACCTGATCTCCCTGTGGGTGCAGTCCGACGAATGGAAGAAGCCCCTGGACCTGGCCATGGTGTTGAAGGGCCTGCCCCGCTTCTACCGGGCCTACTTCCACACGAACCTGCTCTTCATGTGGGCGGTGGTGGCGGCCTTCCACGGCCTGAGGATCTACCGGAAGTACAAGGCCCGGGAGGTGGAGGCCGCCCGCCTGGAGACCCGCTTCGCAGAGGCCCAGAACCTGGCCCTCCGCATGCAGCTGCAACCCCACTTCCTCTTCAACACGCTCAACTCCATCTCGGCCCTGGTCCACTCGAATCCCGATGGGGCGGATGAGATGATCAGCCGCCTGGGGGACTTCCTCCGGACCACCCTGGACGCCCCGCACGAGCAGCTGCTGACGCTCCGGCGGGAGCTGGCCTTCATCCAGGACTACCTGGCCATCGAGCAGATCCGCTTCCAGGACCGGCTCCGGGTCGAGGTCCAGATTCCGGCCGACCTGATGGAACTCCGGGTCCCGAGCTTCATCCTCCAGCCCCTGGTGGAGAACGCCCTGAAACACGGACTGGCCGATCGGCCGCAAGGCGGGACCCTGACGATCCGGGGCCGCCGGGAGCCCGGCAGCCTGGTCCTGGAAGTCCAGGACGATGGCGAGGGCTTCGTGCCGGGCCGGGAAGGCGTCGGCCTGGCCAACGTGAGATCCCGCCTGGGCCTGCTCTACAAGGGCAGGGGGCAGCTGGACCTTCTCGGCGCCGCCGGCCGGGGAACCCTGGTCGTCCTGCGCCTGCCCATCGATCCGCCCGGTGGTGACCTTTGA
- a CDS encoding LytR/AlgR family response regulator transcription factor, which yields MNLRALVVDDEPLARQRIRHLLRRATDIDVAGECGNGLEAVKAIEDLKPDLVFLDIQMPELDGFGVVEAVGAEAMPPTLFITAYDQHALRAFEVHALDYLLKPFSVERFHQALERARRWCIHQKDGTGPNLEALIDGLRQERPWVDRLLVKQGDRHVLVRTAAIQWIEAEDNYVRLHVEGTSHLLRQTMTGVLGRLDPAQFRRIHRSAIVNLDCIKEFQPWSGGDHLVIMRDGTKLTLSRTFRDQFGEWL from the coding sequence TTGAACCTCCGGGCCCTGGTGGTGGATGACGAACCGTTGGCCCGGCAGCGGATCCGGCATCTGCTGCGCAGGGCCACGGACATCGACGTGGCGGGGGAATGTGGCAATGGCCTCGAGGCGGTGAAGGCCATCGAGGACCTCAAGCCGGACCTGGTGTTCCTGGACATCCAGATGCCCGAGCTCGATGGCTTCGGGGTGGTGGAGGCCGTGGGCGCCGAGGCCATGCCGCCCACCCTCTTCATCACCGCCTACGACCAGCATGCCCTCCGCGCCTTCGAGGTCCATGCCCTCGACTACCTCCTGAAGCCCTTCTCGGTGGAGCGCTTCCACCAGGCCCTGGAGCGGGCCCGCCGCTGGTGCATCCACCAGAAGGATGGGACCGGCCCCAACCTGGAGGCTCTCATCGATGGCCTCCGCCAGGAGCGGCCCTGGGTGGACCGCCTGCTGGTGAAGCAGGGCGACCGGCACGTCCTGGTCCGGACCGCCGCCATCCAGTGGATCGAGGCCGAGGACAACTACGTGCGCCTGCACGTGGAGGGCACCTCCCACCTGCTCCGCCAGACCATGACGGGGGTCCTGGGTCGTCTGGATCCGGCCCAGTTCCGCCGCATCCACCGCTCCGCCATCGTGAACCTGGACTGCATCAAGGAATTCCAGCCCTGGTCCGGCGGGGACCACCTGGTGATCATGCGGGACGGCACCAAGCTGACCCTGAGCCGCACCTTCCGGGACCAGTTCGGGGAGTGGCTCTGA
- the purD gene encoding phosphoribosylamine--glycine ligase yields MKILLLGSGGREYALALKLRASATPVELVSAPGSDALAELGQRVELDLEQPASVAEWCALHHPDLVVAGPEVPLVAGVADAVRALGIPCFGHDAATARLEGSKAFAKDFMSRHGIPCAASHTVSDLATGEALIGSWSHGFPIVLKADGLAAGKGVVLAQSEAEALDTFRAFMAGQFGDASRTVVFEAPLVGMELSLHVLVDVDADHAAYALLPACQDHKRIFEQDRGPNTGGMGAFGPLPFLHSGDIERMRVDLVQPTVRGLQKDGLTGRGVLFLGVMWTAKGPELLEYNVRFGDPETQVLMQLLDEDLAALLLEVAEGRLASRDLKLKPHTAIAVVLAAEDYPEGARKGVSITIGNPQATLIHAGTRKQDGQWLTNGGRVLNLATSAPDLAAARAVIEASLPEVHWPGMQVRRDIGLKALRHAEAGRTVQDPW; encoded by the coding sequence ATGAAGATCCTGCTCCTCGGCTCCGGCGGCCGGGAATACGCACTGGCCCTGAAGCTCAGGGCCTCGGCGACGCCCGTGGAGCTGGTCTCGGCGCCAGGCAGCGATGCCCTGGCCGAGCTGGGCCAGCGAGTGGAGCTGGACCTCGAGCAGCCCGCCAGCGTCGCCGAGTGGTGCGCGCTCCACCACCCGGATCTGGTCGTGGCCGGGCCCGAGGTTCCGCTCGTCGCCGGGGTCGCGGACGCGGTCCGGGCGCTCGGGATCCCCTGTTTCGGCCACGATGCGGCCACGGCGAGGCTGGAGGGCAGCAAGGCCTTTGCCAAGGATTTCATGTCAAGGCATGGCATCCCCTGCGCCGCCAGCCACACCGTATCCGACCTGGCCACCGGCGAGGCGCTGATCGGCTCCTGGTCCCACGGCTTCCCCATCGTGCTGAAGGCCGATGGCCTGGCTGCGGGCAAGGGCGTGGTGCTGGCCCAGAGCGAGGCCGAGGCGCTGGACACCTTCCGCGCCTTCATGGCCGGGCAGTTCGGGGACGCCAGCCGCACGGTGGTCTTCGAAGCGCCCCTGGTGGGCATGGAGCTGTCCCTGCACGTGCTGGTGGACGTGGACGCCGACCATGCCGCCTACGCCCTGCTCCCCGCCTGCCAGGATCACAAGCGCATCTTCGAACAGGACCGGGGACCCAACACCGGCGGCATGGGTGCCTTCGGACCGCTGCCCTTCCTGCACTCCGGTGACATCGAGCGCATGCGCGTGGACCTGGTGCAACCCACGGTGCGAGGCCTCCAGAAAGATGGCCTGACCGGGCGCGGCGTTCTGTTCCTGGGCGTCATGTGGACGGCCAAGGGCCCCGAGCTGCTCGAATACAACGTCCGCTTCGGCGATCCCGAAACCCAGGTGCTCATGCAGCTGCTGGACGAGGACCTGGCGGCCCTGCTGCTGGAGGTGGCCGAGGGCCGACTCGCTTCCCGGGACCTGAAGCTCAAGCCCCACACCGCCATCGCCGTGGTGCTGGCGGCGGAGGATTATCCCGAGGGCGCCAGGAAGGGCGTGTCCATCACCATCGGGAATCCCCAAGCCACGCTCATCCATGCGGGCACCCGGAAGCAGGATGGACAGTGGCTCACGAACGGGGGCCGGGTGCTGAACCTGGCCACCTCGGCGCCGGACCTGGCCGCGGCCCGCGCCGTGATCGAGGCCTCCCTGCCCGAGGTCCACTGGCCCGGCATGCAGGTCCGCCGCGACATCGGCCTCAAGGCCCTAAGGCACGCGGAGGCGGGCAGGACCGTTCAAGACCCCTGGTGA
- a CDS encoding 3-hydroxyacyl-CoA dehydrogenase family protein produces the protein MDIHRVGVVGCGLMGSGIAQCAAESGCEVWVKEADEALLTRGLARVHGAWDRAVAKGKATDAQRDTWTGNLRGTLAFPDLATCDLVVEAIPERLDLKLQTFAELDRVLGASALLCTNTSSLSVAQLSPVLAPHRLPRLAGLHFFNPVPAMPLVEVIRTLATEENTLASLRTFVQQLGKTAVMAPDAPGFIVNRLLVPYLLDAMRCAEQRLASVEDIDTGMKLGCGHPMGPLHLSDFIGLDTMQSVAEVLFEAFGEPRFKAPALLRQLVASGRLGRKTGSGFYRWEGEKRQEAMPL, from the coding sequence ATGGACATCCATCGCGTCGGCGTCGTCGGCTGCGGACTCATGGGCTCGGGCATCGCCCAGTGCGCGGCAGAATCCGGGTGCGAAGTCTGGGTGAAGGAGGCCGACGAGGCCCTGCTGACCCGGGGCCTGGCCCGCGTCCACGGCGCCTGGGACCGGGCCGTGGCCAAGGGCAAGGCGACGGATGCGCAACGGGACACCTGGACCGGGAACTTGCGAGGCACCCTCGCCTTCCCGGACCTGGCCACCTGCGACCTGGTGGTGGAGGCCATCCCGGAGCGGCTCGACCTCAAGCTGCAGACCTTCGCCGAGCTCGACCGCGTGCTGGGCGCCTCGGCCCTCCTCTGCACGAACACCTCCAGCCTCTCCGTGGCCCAGCTCAGCCCCGTCCTGGCGCCCCACCGCCTGCCCCGCCTCGCCGGACTGCACTTCTTCAACCCCGTGCCGGCCATGCCCCTGGTGGAGGTCATCCGCACCCTCGCCACGGAGGAGAACACCCTCGCCTCCCTGCGGACCTTCGTCCAGCAGCTCGGCAAGACTGCCGTCATGGCCCCAGATGCGCCCGGGTTCATCGTGAACCGCCTGCTGGTGCCCTACCTGCTGGACGCCATGCGCTGCGCCGAGCAGCGGCTGGCCAGCGTGGAGGACATCGACACCGGCATGAAGCTGGGCTGCGGGCACCCCATGGGGCCCCTCCACCTCAGCGACTTCATCGGCCTCGACACCATGCAGAGCGTGGCCGAGGTGCTGTTCGAGGCCTTCGGCGAGCCGCGGTTCAAGGCGCCCGCCCTACTCCGGCAGCTGGTCGCCTCCGGCCGGCTGGGACGCAAGACCGGCTCGGGGTTCTACCGCTGGGAGGGCGAGAAGCGCCAGGAGGCCATGCCTCTTTGA
- a CDS encoding DinB family protein: MIGPLKDLLGHHAWADAMFFRAWEGSALLEDEELRTRTDHLVTTQEAFLKVLKGDPVLFPERPLPDFQQLKGRCEVVHQVFKALGHGLDADSLARTVRVPWFPDPPCVVSVSDALLQVCLHSQHHRGQNMARLKALGAVPKNVDYIIWLWKQKPEARWTR; this comes from the coding sequence ATGATCGGCCCGCTGAAGGACCTGCTCGGCCACCACGCCTGGGCGGACGCGATGTTCTTCCGGGCCTGGGAGGGTTCCGCGTTGTTGGAGGATGAGGAGCTGCGGACCCGGACCGACCATCTGGTGACCACCCAGGAGGCCTTCCTGAAGGTCCTGAAGGGGGACCCCGTACTCTTCCCCGAGCGGCCCCTGCCGGACTTCCAGCAGCTGAAGGGCCGGTGCGAGGTCGTCCACCAGGTCTTCAAGGCCCTGGGCCACGGGCTGGATGCGGACTCGCTGGCCCGCACCGTCCGGGTGCCCTGGTTTCCGGATCCCCCCTGCGTGGTCTCGGTCTCCGATGCGCTCCTGCAGGTCTGCCTGCACAGCCAGCACCACCGTGGCCAGAACATGGCCCGGCTGAAGGCCCTGGGCGCCGTGCCCAAGAATGTGGACTACATCATCTGGCTCTGGAAGCAGAAGCCCGAGGCGCGCTGGACCCGGTGA
- the speA gene encoding biosynthetic arginine decarboxylase: MKHWTVQDAASLYGIREWGNGYFGINAKGHLEITPTKDESLSCDVYEIVQHLKKKGIRTPVNLRFPQVLAHRVIEVNEAFRHAIIEFGYEGGYQGVYPVKTNQTKEVVEEIIRAGNKYHYGLEAGSKPELMIALSLDLHPEALVLCNGYKDESFIRMALLARKAGRKVVITVEKMTELPLILKVAKELKVEPLIGLRAKLNAQGSGKWETSAGDHAKFGLTTREILDAIEVLEKRDLLDSVIELHFHIGSQITDIRKIKSAMKEATRIYAKLRKMGVPIRYLNVGGGLGVDYDGSKTTFSSSMNYTISEYAADVVYTTKDICAQEQVPMPDLLSESGRAIVAYHQVVVVDIIGLIDTTHTKYTVTLTGNEPQILKELAYTRDNISIKNFSEMYHDAITQKDEMLTLFNLGYLGLEDRSKGETLFWEVCRKLSRILSNKSLKYVPEEFQDLNKSLADKLIANFSIFQSMPDHWAIEQLFPVMPIHRLKEKPGLSATLCDITCDSDGKMEKFIDLKDVRDEIPLHEPRGGESYYVAFFLTGAYQDILGMRHNLFGAPNEAHIMVHEDDTFKVQHIVKGDTVDHVLRSVHYDPDVLIQGPQTKRRASVKNDAAEALRTLLTEERNLHTYLEI, encoded by the coding sequence ATGAAGCACTGGACGGTCCAGGACGCCGCGAGCCTGTACGGCATCCGCGAGTGGGGAAACGGCTACTTCGGCATCAACGCCAAGGGCCATCTGGAGATCACCCCCACCAAGGACGAGTCCCTGAGTTGCGACGTCTACGAGATCGTCCAGCACCTCAAGAAGAAGGGCATCCGCACTCCCGTGAACCTCCGCTTCCCCCAGGTCCTGGCCCACCGGGTGATCGAAGTGAACGAGGCCTTCCGCCACGCCATCATCGAGTTCGGCTACGAGGGTGGCTACCAGGGCGTCTACCCGGTGAAGACCAACCAGACCAAGGAAGTGGTCGAGGAGATCATCCGGGCCGGGAACAAGTACCACTACGGCCTGGAGGCGGGCTCCAAGCCCGAACTGATGATCGCGCTCAGCCTCGACCTCCACCCCGAGGCTCTGGTGCTGTGCAACGGCTACAAGGACGAGTCCTTCATCCGCATGGCCCTGCTGGCCCGCAAGGCCGGGCGCAAGGTGGTCATCACGGTCGAAAAGATGACCGAGCTGCCTCTCATCCTCAAGGTGGCCAAGGAACTCAAGGTCGAGCCCCTCATCGGCCTGCGGGCCAAGCTCAACGCCCAGGGCTCGGGCAAGTGGGAGACCAGCGCCGGCGACCACGCCAAGTTCGGCCTCACCACCCGCGAGATCCTCGACGCCATCGAGGTGCTGGAGAAGCGCGACCTGCTGGACAGCGTCATCGAGCTGCACTTCCACATCGGCAGCCAGATCACGGACATCCGCAAGATCAAGTCGGCCATGAAGGAGGCTACCCGCATCTACGCCAAGCTCCGCAAGATGGGCGTGCCCATCCGCTACCTCAACGTGGGCGGCGGCCTCGGCGTGGACTACGACGGCTCCAAGACCACCTTCAGCAGCTCCATGAACTACACCATCTCCGAGTACGCCGCCGACGTGGTCTACACCACCAAGGACATCTGCGCCCAGGAGCAGGTGCCCATGCCGGACCTGCTCAGCGAGTCGGGCCGCGCCATCGTGGCCTACCACCAGGTGGTGGTGGTGGACATCATCGGCCTCATCGACACCACGCACACGAAATACACCGTGACGCTCACGGGCAACGAACCCCAGATCCTAAAGGAGCTGGCCTACACGCGGGACAACATCTCTATCAAGAACTTCTCGGAGATGTACCACGACGCCATCACCCAGAAGGACGAGATGCTCACGCTCTTCAACCTGGGCTACCTGGGTCTGGAGGACCGCAGCAAGGGCGAGACACTGTTCTGGGAGGTCTGCCGCAAGCTCTCGCGCATCCTCAGCAACAAGAGCCTGAAATACGTGCCGGAGGAGTTCCAGGACCTCAACAAGAGCCTGGCCGACAAGCTCATCGCCAACTTCAGCATCTTCCAGTCCATGCCCGACCACTGGGCCATCGAACAGCTCTTCCCGGTGATGCCCATCCACCGCCTGAAGGAGAAGCCGGGCCTCTCCGCCACGCTCTGCGACATCACCTGCGACAGCGACGGCAAGATGGAGAAGTTCATCGACCTGAAGGACGTGCGCGACGAGATCCCGCTCCACGAGCCCCGGGGCGGCGAATCCTACTACGTGGCCTTCTTCCTGACCGGCGCGTACCAGGACATCCTGGGCATGCGGCACAACCTGTTCGGGGCGCCCAACGAGGCGCACATCATGGTCCACGAGGACGACACGTTCAAGGTCCAGCACATCGTCAAGGGCGACACGGTGGACCACGTCCTGCGCAGCGTCCACTACGATCCCGACGTGCTGATCCAGGGCCCCCAGACCAAGCGGCGGGCCAGCGTCAAGAACGACGCCGCCGAGGCCCTCCGCACCCTTCTCACCGAGGAGCGGAACCTGCACACCTATCTGGAGATCTGA
- a CDS encoding epoxyqueuosine reductase, with translation MPVEHLDPLAFKAWLRSEALSAGLARVGFAACEAFQAEEARLQAWFQEGRGTLLPYLDPTTLLEPRALWPLARTALVGFFPYARPEAIPGSVPGSLKLSRYLWGPDYHMLLKPRLTRLLEAAQARWPGLEGRVCVDTAPLLERQLAARAGLGWQGKHTLLIAGKDGSWGFLGVLLLSVDLPPDEPVATEFCGTCTACLEACPSGALEPFLLDPARCLTTYTIETEAEPPAGVVAALAHSRWAAGCDACQEACPWNRAPVWGDPALWGGPSPLHTRSADELPRGAAQWRKLTRRTALRRVRDRHWRATLTRILGP, from the coding sequence GTGCCAGTTGAACACCTGGATCCGCTGGCGTTCAAGGCCTGGCTTCGATCCGAGGCCCTGTCCGCGGGCTTGGCGCGGGTCGGCTTCGCGGCCTGCGAGGCGTTCCAGGCGGAGGAGGCGCGGCTCCAGGCCTGGTTCCAGGAGGGCCGCGGCACCCTCCTGCCTTACTTGGATCCGACAACCCTTTTGGAGCCCAGGGCCCTCTGGCCCCTGGCCCGCACCGCCCTGGTGGGTTTCTTCCCCTACGCCCGGCCCGAGGCCATCCCGGGCTCGGTCCCGGGCAGCCTCAAGCTGAGCCGCTACCTCTGGGGCCCCGACTATCACATGCTCCTGAAGCCCCGGCTGACCCGCTTGCTGGAGGCGGCCCAGGCCCGCTGGCCCGGGCTCGAGGGCCGCGTGTGCGTGGACACGGCCCCCCTGCTCGAGCGCCAGCTGGCGGCCCGGGCCGGGCTGGGCTGGCAGGGCAAGCACACCCTGCTCATCGCCGGCAAGGACGGCTCCTGGGGTTTCCTCGGCGTGCTGCTGCTGTCGGTGGACCTGCCTCCGGACGAGCCCGTGGCCACCGAATTCTGCGGCACCTGCACGGCCTGCCTGGAGGCCTGCCCCTCCGGGGCCCTGGAGCCCTTCCTCCTGGATCCGGCCCGCTGCCTCACCACCTACACCATCGAAACCGAGGCGGAGCCACCCGCCGGGGTGGTTGCCGCCCTGGCCCACAGCCGCTGGGCCGCCGGCTGCGATGCCTGCCAGGAGGCCTGCCCCTGGAACCGGGCGCCGGTCTGGGGCGACCCGGCCCTCTGGGGCGGTCCGAGCCCGCTCCACACCCGTTCTGCGGATGAATTGCCCCGAGGCGCCGCCCAGTGGCGGAAGCTCACCCGGCGGACCGCCCTGAGGCGCGTGCGGGACCGCCACTGGCGGGCCACCCTGACTCGGATCCTCGGCCCGTGA
- the pgsA gene encoding CDP-diacylglycerol--glycerol-3-phosphate 3-phosphatidyltransferase codes for MNLPNLLSLARILMVPVLVVVLMTKVTNHEVIGVVVFWVASITDWLDGYLARRWKQVTTLGKLLDPLADKLLVAGALISLVELNLAPAWMTFIILSREFAITGLRGIASEEGLTIPAGTIGKWKMGFQVAAISCLILGPRLDYWLYDWTQREIFHFFIQLNRPYSFFWGMGVLLLWGAVILAIWSAISYFHGFWKVVGPRIMAENSHLTGPKDS; via the coding sequence ATGAACCTGCCGAACCTGCTCTCGCTCGCACGCATCCTGATGGTTCCCGTCCTGGTCGTGGTGCTCATGACCAAGGTGACGAACCATGAGGTCATCGGCGTGGTGGTGTTCTGGGTGGCCTCGATCACCGACTGGCTGGACGGCTACCTGGCCCGCCGCTGGAAGCAGGTGACGACCCTGGGCAAGCTGCTGGATCCGCTGGCGGACAAGCTGCTGGTGGCCGGCGCCCTGATCTCCCTGGTGGAACTGAACCTGGCCCCGGCGTGGATGACCTTCATCATCCTCTCCCGGGAATTCGCGATCACCGGGCTGCGCGGCATCGCCAGCGAGGAGGGCCTGACCATCCCCGCGGGCACCATCGGGAAGTGGAAGATGGGCTTCCAGGTGGCGGCCATCTCCTGCCTCATCCTCGGTCCGCGTCTCGACTACTGGCTCTATGACTGGACCCAGCGGGAGATCTTCCACTTCTTCATCCAGCTGAACCGCCCCTACAGCTTCTTCTGGGGCATGGGCGTCCTGCTCCTGTGGGGTGCCGTGATCCTGGCGATCTGGAGCGCCATCTCCTACTTCCACGGCTTCTGGAAGGTGGTGGGGCCGCGCATCATGGCCGAGAACAGCCACCTGACCGGGCCAAAGGATTCCTGA
- a CDS encoding DUF502 domain-containing protein, which produces MLRKYLLAGLFTLLPLVVTLWILKAIFEALVGIFRGPLTWMAHQIHVPDPPTWGLALFSALTTILLLLLVGALVGNFIGRQVLSWLDELMLHVPVVKSIYGATRQLMGAIQSGQGGSFKDVVLVEWPHAGAFTLGFVASRDCSWAVPGGEGMIAVYVPTSPNPTSGYVIMLEASKVRPVDLNADQALTWAVSGGVVVPDVLRGR; this is translated from the coding sequence ATGCTCCGCAAGTATCTCCTCGCCGGCCTGTTCACTCTGCTGCCCCTGGTGGTGACGCTCTGGATCCTCAAGGCAATCTTCGAGGCCCTGGTGGGCATCTTCCGGGGTCCCCTGACCTGGATGGCCCATCAGATCCACGTGCCGGATCCGCCGACCTGGGGCCTGGCCCTGTTCTCGGCCCTGACCACGATCCTGCTGCTGCTCCTGGTGGGGGCCCTGGTGGGCAACTTCATCGGGCGCCAGGTCCTGTCCTGGCTCGACGAGCTGATGCTCCACGTGCCGGTCGTGAAATCCATCTACGGCGCCACCCGCCAGCTCATGGGCGCCATCCAGTCGGGGCAGGGTGGCAGCTTCAAGGATGTGGTCCTGGTGGAGTGGCCGCACGCAGGGGCCTTCACCCTGGGTTTCGTGGCCAGCCGGGATTGTTCCTGGGCCGTCCCCGGCGGGGAGGGCATGATCGCGGTCTACGTCCCGACCTCGCCCAATCCCACCTCCGGCTACGTGATCATGCTCGAGGCCTCCAAAGTGCGGCCCGTGGACCTCAACGCGGACCAGGCCCTGACCTGGGCCGTCAGCGGCGGGGTCGTGGTGCCGGACGTCCTCCGCGGGCGATGA
- a CDS encoding bacteriohemerythrin, with the protein MSMVIWNPAWETGIPLIDQQHQALLAQFEALLVAIHENHPDDRIPPLLQFLADYVETHFALEEGLMQVADYPGFAGHKAIHDRMRARVGQLVEAARGNPATLTEEVIDFLTDWLLRHINEEDRRMAQHVHHAGGTQARPESGIVP; encoded by the coding sequence ATGAGCATGGTGATCTGGAATCCGGCCTGGGAGACGGGCATTCCGCTCATCGACCAGCAGCACCAGGCGTTGCTGGCCCAGTTCGAGGCGCTTCTGGTCGCGATCCACGAGAACCATCCGGATGACCGGATTCCGCCCCTGCTCCAGTTCCTGGCCGACTACGTGGAGACGCACTTCGCCCTGGAGGAGGGCTTGATGCAGGTGGCAGACTACCCGGGCTTCGCGGGCCACAAGGCGATCCATGACCGCATGCGCGCCCGGGTGGGACAGCTGGTGGAGGCGGCCAGAGGCAATCCCGCCACCCTGACCGAGGAGGTCATCGACTTCCTGACGGACTGGCTGCTGCGCCACATCAACGAGGAGGACCGGCGCATGGCCCAGCATGTCCACCATGCCGGCGGCACCCAGGCAAGGCCAGAATCCGGGATCGTGCCGTGA
- a CDS encoding SDR family NAD(P)-dependent oxidoreductase, translating to MTSLAGKRILVTGAGSGIGRAAVRMFRDHGAELILVGRRLAALQESLPDAEHVVLDHTLDAAVAAFADHCGALDGMFLAAGALKTGSVAGTSTSDFEAMLAANLTGTWLMAHHLGPRLKDAASVVLVGSNIGLRAIPDSAAYSVAKAGVHMLAKVLALEWAPRGIRCNAIAPGPIHTPMVDARLAASADPAGELARLSGVNPLRRLGTTQEVAALAVHLLSDESTWTTGTVMTLDGGADAVF from the coding sequence GTGACCTCGCTGGCCGGCAAGCGGATCCTGGTGACGGGCGCAGGGAGCGGCATCGGGCGGGCCGCGGTCCGGATGTTCCGGGACCACGGCGCGGAGCTGATCCTGGTCGGACGCCGGCTGGCCGCGCTGCAGGAGTCCCTCCCGGACGCCGAGCATGTGGTGCTGGATCACACGCTGGATGCTGCCGTGGCCGCCTTTGCCGATCATTGCGGGGCCCTGGATGGCATGTTCCTCGCGGCTGGTGCGCTGAAGACGGGTTCGGTGGCGGGCACCTCCACCTCCGATTTCGAGGCCATGCTGGCCGCCAACCTGACGGGGACCTGGCTGATGGCCCACCATCTGGGGCCGCGGCTCAAGGACGCGGCCAGCGTCGTGCTCGTGGGTTCCAACATCGGCCTCCGCGCCATCCCCGACAGCGCGGCCTACAGCGTGGCCAAGGCCGGCGTCCACATGCTGGCAAAGGTGCTGGCCCTGGAGTGGGCTCCCCGGGGGATCCGCTGCAACGCCATCGCCCCGGGGCCCATCCACACCCCGATGGTGGATGCCCGCCTGGCGGCCAGTGCCGATCCCGCGGGGGAGCTGGCAAGGCTGTCCGGCGTGAACCCACTCAGGCGACTCGGGACGACCCAGGAGGTTGCCGCCCTGGCCGTCCACCTGCTGAGTGATGAGAGCACCTGGACGACAGGGACGGTGATGACGCTCGACGGCGGAGCCGACGCCGTCTTCTAG